ATCCCCTAGTAACCATACTTTCGATTTGTCCATTTATGTCTTGGTTACAAAAATTTATGTGCTGCATTACAAAGTGTAGAGCCGTACCTATACTAGTCGCCTCTAGTTTATTTTGCTGTTCTAAAAATTTAGGCTTATTTACCACAACCTCATCATCCGAAGCAAAATTTTTCTTAAGTTGTGTAACCGACACCTTAGCCGGGATTGATTCTAACCCCTTATATTGATATTCCCAATTTAAACTTTGCAATATATCTGGGGGAATAAATGTAATTTCATCCGACACTTCTATATCATACAACGCTTGCTCAAATAATTCATTATCTTGCTGCACCTTCTTTACTTCATCTTTAATATCACTCTTATTCACCAAAAATACTCTAAAGCAAGATTCATCATCTACACAATTTGTGGGAAACTCAAAACCTACGGGCACATCTTCAAAAAAATCACTACTGTTTTTATGCTTTAGTACAACCGGGCACATCCAATCCAAAAATGTTCTACCCCTATACACATCATAAGATGATATCTTATCCCTATATGCATTCGCAACATCTCTCCATTTATTAAGCTTCTTATCTAAGTCTCTTACACTACCTGTTATTATCAATTTCTCTCTTGCTCTAGTTACTGCGACATATAAGATACGCATCTCCTCTGACAAAGTTTCTTGCTTTATCTTTTCTCCTATAGCTATTTTCAAAGCCGATGCCCACGATATTCTCCTTTTTATATCGACTACATCTGGGCCAAAACCTAGCTTAGAGTGAAATATAACATTTTTAGTTGTGTCCATTAGATTAACTTTTTTGCCACACCCTGATAAAAACACTATCGGAAACTCTAGCCCTTTACTTTTGTGTATACTCATTATTCTAACAACATTATCATTTTCGCCCAATATTTTGGCGCTACCAAAATCACTACTACTGTTTCTTAGTTTGTCTATAAAATTTATAAAATTAAATAGCCCCTTATAGCTAGTCTCCTCAAATTGCCTTGCCTTCTCAAATAACATTCTCAAATTCGCCTGCTTTTGCTCACCCATTGGCATCGCACCTACCATTACGTAATAGCCTGTTTTATCATATAAATTCCAAATAAGCTCATCTATCGACATGTACCACGCTTGCTCTTTTAATTCATTATACAAATGCATAAAATACTCAAGCTTTTGTTTTATAAGCTTTGACTCATCATCATGCTCCATTGAAAGAAACTTTTCTATTGCATCAAACATCAAAACTTCCTTATCAACTACACGTATCTGTGCTAGTTCATTCGCATTTAGCCCCACAATAGGTGATCTTAAAACCGCAAGCAAAGGTATATCCTGAAGAGGATTATCTATTATTTGCAAAAATGATGTTACAACCATTATCTCTATTGTCTTAAAAAATCCCGTATTGATATCAGCAAATGCACTGATACCTACTTCATGCAACTCTCGTACAAAAATATCTGCCCAATTTTTTGTCGTCCTAAGTAATATTACAATATCCTTATATTCTATTGGTCTATAGCAACCCAGATTTTTATCATATACCATATTTTTATCTTTTTGCTCTATAAGATCTAATATTCTTTTGGCCACAACCCGAGCCTCACACTGTATAGCGTTTAAACTTTCTTCTTCATCCTCTTCTTCATCATTAACATAATCCTCTATGTTTATTAGATGTAGCTCAGCTTCATCTCCTATTGCACCATCATTATGAGGAAAACTTGCTGCAAAATTTAATGCCTCATCTTCCGTATAATCAAGATCTCCAACATAACTTGACATAACTTGTTCAAATATAAAATTAGCTATGTCTATAATACCTCTTCTACTGCGGAAATTTTTAAACAACTGTATTTTTCGATACTCGCTATTCTCATCCTTCGAATAATTATTGTACTTGTCCAAAAAAAGTGACGGATTCGCTTGTCTAAATCTATATATACTCTGCTTTACATCCCCTACCATAAAAACATTCGGATATCCAAGATCCTCTCTTGATATCATCGATATTATCTTTTCTTGAATATCATTACTATCTTGATATTCATCTACTAAAATCTCCTCAAACTTATCCTTGTACATTTTTGCCACACCAGATGCTTCCACACTACCGTCTTGGTTAATAGTTGTTAATATTTGAAGGCAATAGTGCTCTAAATCTCCAAAATCTACTATATTCTTCTTTTTCTTTTTTTGTTCATACAAATCCGTAAATTTTTCAACTAACTCTACCAAACACTCTACGTTAGGACAAACTCTACCAATATCTTCACCTATATCTTTCGACATACTTGTAATTTTCTTTTCTCTAATTTTTTTTACTATGTCTTTAACATCATCTCTTAACTCTTTTACTTTATCTTTTTTGTCCTCATCTACTTCAAGAGATTTATTAATGGCTGGTAATCGCTTAAACTCTAAATCATTTAGCAAATTGTACAACTTGTCCCACCTTAATTTATCATCTTTGTTTCTTACCACGTCTATTATGCTAGATATTTTTACATAATCTTCATTGAATATGGGATAATACTTATCCTTTAGTGTTTTATCCGTCGCCATTACATCCATAGCCGCCACGATATTTGCACATGCACAATTTAAATTTTGATATATATTATCCAAAATAATTTGTCCCCATGGTGTACAAGAAAAATCATCATTTGACGCTTTTTTTATGTTGTCGATCATATCATGTAACCACCTTGTAGGCCATGGATCACTTTGTATGAAATGATACAAGTCCAAAACCATATCCTGTATAACCTTGTCATCCTTGTTACCACCGTAACTATCTAACAAGTTTAATAGCCTTAGGTTTTGTGACTCATACTCTTCTTCAAATAAATCATTTAGAACCTCGTTTTTTAAAAGAATCGTCTCCGTTTCATCTGCTATCCTAAATGAAGGATCTAAATCTATGGCACAAAGATTATTCCGTATCACTTCTAGACAAAAAGAATGCATGGTTGTTATACTTGCTTTATCCAACAATGTCATCTGCCTTAATATATTCTTGCCACTTTCACATCCATCCAATTTCTTATTCATTCCAAGATATATCCGCTCTCTCATTTCCGATGCTGCCGAATTGGTGAAAGTAACAATTAAAAGCCTATCTATATCAACATTTTTTTCAGTAACTTTTTGTATTATTCTTTCAACCAATACCGCAGTTTTGCCAGATCCAGCAGCTGCAGCAACCAGTATATTACAGCCATCAACACTTATCGCTTGCAACTGTTCTTTTGTCCATTCCCTCATTACGCTATCACCTTTTGCAATATAATTTTTATTTTAACACCTCAAACTGGCTAAACGGATAAAACCTTAATACTGCCCTTCCTTCTACCTTCTTTAAATTTATAGGTCCAAATGTTCTACTGTCCAAACTTTCATTTGGCAATCTATTATCTCCCAATACATAAACATATCCCTCTGGTACAACTATATTTTGATACGCTAAATCTATGGGATATGTGTTTATCCCATTTATATACGGTTCGTCAATTTTTTCTCCATTTATATATACTCCACCATTCTTTATTTCAACTAAATCCCCAGCTATGCCCACGACACGCTTTATTATAGGGCTTCTCTCATTTTCCAAATCCCGAGGCTTATTTATTATAATAATATTTCCTCTTTTTATCCCTGTCACCTTATATACAAACTTCTCCATAATTAGCCTATTCCCATTGTGTAAATATCTTTCCATAGAATTTCCATTAACAATAGTTATCTGAAAAACGTACCTTACTACAAATAAACCTAGCACAAAGGCTATTACTATGTGTACAATCCAATCAAACCAATAAGCTACCTTTTCTCTCATACCCTTCAATTTTAAGACCCCCTTAACAGATTCTACCTCTTTATTTTAGAAAAAATTTGTCATTTTGTAAACCCCCTATTTTTGTAAATACATCACAACAGGTAATATCACCACGAAAACATCTAGTACAAGTACAGCGATTCCACCTTTTATGTTGTTCTTTTTAAATGTCCACACACCGAAACTTACTGTATATAATGTCACCCACAAAACTGCAATTATCACAAATATATCATAAAACTCCATAACACACTCCTCCTCATTGTTTAATCATTCCCGTCATTTTTATATTCATATCTACTTTTATGTTAAATTTTGCATCCCGATATTTTTTACTCCAATCATATTTTTCCCACTCTTGCCATGTCCAGAAATTTTTTCGTGCATTTTTCGCAAACAAGCATATATCACTTTCAAATTCTCGTGCCGTCTTCTCTAAAAGTTTTTTTGTCTTAGCCTCAATCTTTTTTTCTATATGATTTACTAAAACTGCATTTTTACCTTTATCATTGTAATTTACATCACTTTCAAAATATAAATACTCTCCATTTAATTTTATGTCAATGTAAACATATGGCCCACCCTCCTTCGTAACCACCTTTATCTTAGGCCTACTATACAACTTAAGGCTTACACTTATCATATCATCTTTAGACAAAGGATCTTCTACTGTATAAATTGCCCTTTTAAATTCTCCTATCGTCATCAAAAAATGCATAGCCTCCTCTCCTGTTAATACCGAAACCATTTTGTCTTTATTAAACACTACCACTCCCATTATCTGAACTTTGCTTTCTCGACCCTCCTCTTTCATTTCTCCCGCTAACAATTTCCCACTCTTGTCGTTATCTTTTGATTCATTGACTGCGACATATGGCACAACCGCTCCAACAAATTTATCACACATTTTATAATAGAAATCATCTTTAGGTGATATAAAATAATATCCGCTATATTCATATGAAGAAAAAATTGATTTATAGTATCTAGCAATATTAGACTTCTTAAGTTGCTCTATTGCTTTAAGATATTTATTAGCCTCTCCCTTAGAGACTGCAACATAAACATTAGGCCTAAACTCTTTTGAATTTTGTAATGGCTTTAGTATCCCAATTAAATTCCCTTTCTTGGCCAACTTTTCTGACATAACTATAAGCTTAGTATGAGAAAAACTTAATTTCTTATCAACCGAATTATTGATTAGATTTATTCCTTCCATTATAGACGATGCTTCCAAAGTTATGCTTGCTGTCTCTTCATTTGCAGATTCCCCACCTGATTTTTCATTCATAGTAAAATATTGCATTGTAATTTTTAGCTTATCACTTTCGCCCTCATCTAGCCCTAACGCTATTACATAAGTTATTGAGTCTATCTCTTCTTTATCGTAACATGAAGTAAGAATCATTGGAAGCATACATATGATGATTATTAATATCCTATTCATTTTGCATTCACCTTCCTATTCTTAACGTTCGCTAGTGCAAATAACAACATTGGAACTATGTATGATGTTATATAACTCACTCTTCTGTATAACTTAACAAAATACGTTTCTTCTCCAATGATGTTTTTGTACATAAGTGATACTGAAAATATTATAACTATCATGCACAATATGATGGGCTTACTGTATTTTAAATCAAACAATCTTCTAAAAATATATGCACTAACAAGCGCCGCCACCGCTATAAACGTCAATGCAGATATCACCCATATTATAAAAAATATCGCTTCTATACGCTCTATCTTCCCACCTTGCTGTATAGATCTAGACAACGAATACAGCGGAATGAATTGTTTTTTACTGGCCGGATAACTAAATACCCCCTGGTATACTAATGTAACCAAAAACATGAACAAGCCCGATATACCCACTGTTTTGTATAAAACTTCTTTTCCCTTTTCCTTATCATCTAAAAAAGGTATAAACAAAAAATACGCAAGTATTCCTGAAAACCATGATATGCCAACAAATCCATTTTTTATCGTAATTCCATTTTTAAGACCTAGTAACGGAAACAGATTTATAATCTTGAATTTGTCTATCACTCCCAAAAGTATTAGCAATATACCTCCGCTAACCACTTTATAGAAGATAAATGCCACTCTTGCAACTGTCTTTAGTCCTTGACATGCTACAATACCTGATCCTAACATCAAAAGAAATATAACAAAACCTATCGGTGAATTAGGAAGGGCAATAATATTTAAGCTCTCCCCAAATTGCCTTGCGACAACGATACCACCATATAATACCTGTGCTAGCGCAAGTAATGCTATTGGCACTTGCAACTTTCTCCCCCAAGTAAACATCGCCACATCTAAAATATCTTTACCAACAAATGGCTCATATAGTTTATGGAGAATTACGACACCAATAAACGCAAACAAAAGTATTACCACCGCAAGTAGCCAACTTGCAGTACCTGCTAATTGTGTCATTCTAAGCGGAAATGTCAACATTGCATTTAGACTTATTATACTAGTCAATAGCACTATGAATTCATGTTTATACATCATTTGTGATTTTTTCATTTATTTTTTCTCCCATTCTCTAACTATATCTCTATTTTGATCATTGCATTTTGTCATTAAATTTTTAGGTTTTCCGCCCAAAGCCCACAGCGGTGGTCTTAGAAAATTATCTATTAGACTACATTTGGTTTTATTTTGGCTAGAGCTTAAATATAAAACACCAAATGAAACCATATTACAGAGAATACCTATATGCACAAATATACCGATGAATACTCCTACAATCCCCGCTATACTTCCTAAGAAAATATAAAAGAAACGCAATATCCTAAATGAAAACGCAATAGAAAAATTAGGTACCGCAAATGAACCTATCCCTGTGATGGCCACGATAATTATCAATATTGGGCTTACTATATTAGCACTAACTGCAGCTTGCCCAAGTATTATACCCCCAACAATACCTAACGTGGATCCAATTGGTTCGGGTACCCTTATGCTTGCCTCACGTATCAACTCAAATGAAATTTCCATAAACACAAGTTCAATTAATGCCGAAAACGGTATTCGTTCTCTAGTAGCTTCTAACGCTATTAATAGATCTGTTGGTATTATCTCTTGATGAAAATTTATTATTGCTATATAAAACCCGGGTAAAAATAGCACCGCAAATATTCCCAGCATGCGCACTACACGCAATAAATTTGATGAAGGAAATCGTATATAGTTATCTTCTGCTGAATAAATAAGCTCATCGTGCGTTATGGGCATAATTAACGCAAATGGGCTTCCATTTACTATTACCCCAACTTTGCCTTCAGTTAAAAATCTGGAAAATCTATCTGGGCGCTCTGTTGATAAAACTTGAGGAAATGGTAAGTATGGATTATCTTCTATCAGTTGTTCTAACTCTCCTGATGCCACCAAATAATCTATCTTGATACCTTTAAGCCTTCTTTTTACTTCATCTACTATACTATCGTTTACAATATCTTGTATATAGCATATGCTACACAAGGTCCGGCTTTTCTCTCCTATGGTTATACTCTCTATTATCAAATTTTCATTGTCTACTATTTTTCTTACCAGAGCCGTATTAGTTCTAATTTTCTCTGTAAACCCTTCCTGTGGGCCACGAATAACCATCTCTGAACATGGCTTATCGACGCTTCTAGTATCCCAATCCTTTACATCCGCTAAAATAGCCAACTCTGCACCATTAATAAATATAGCACATTCACCTATGTTCACGCCAGACACAACATCCGAAATTTTATTCGTTTTCTTAATCTGATTATGCGCTATAAGATTTTTTTCAACATAATCTACTATATTTGTGTTTTGTGTCACCATATCAATATTACTTAGTATCATAAGTGGTGTTATTATGTTGTCGTCTATAAACTTTGAATTACACATGCCATCAATAAAAAATATAAATGCTCGATAAACTTTCT
This portion of the Clostridiales bacterium genome encodes:
- the addA gene encoding helicase-exonuclease AddAB subunit AddA translates to MREWTKEQLQAISVDGCNILVAAAAGSGKTAVLVERIIQKVTEKNVDIDRLLIVTFTNSAASEMRERIYLGMNKKLDGCESGKNILRQMTLLDKASITTMHSFCLEVIRNNLCAIDLDPSFRIADETETILLKNEVLNDLFEEEYESQNLRLLNLLDSYGGNKDDKVIQDMVLDLYHFIQSDPWPTRWLHDMIDNIKKASNDDFSCTPWGQIILDNIYQNLNCACANIVAAMDVMATDKTLKDKYYPIFNEDYVKISSIIDVVRNKDDKLRWDKLYNLLNDLEFKRLPAINKSLEVDEDKKDKVKELRDDVKDIVKKIREKKITSMSKDIGEDIGRVCPNVECLVELVEKFTDLYEQKKKKKNIVDFGDLEHYCLQILTTINQDGSVEASGVAKMYKDKFEEILVDEYQDSNDIQEKIISMISREDLGYPNVFMVGDVKQSIYRFRQANPSLFLDKYNNYSKDENSEYRKIQLFKNFRSRRGIIDIANFIFEQVMSSYVGDLDYTEDEALNFAASFPHNDGAIGDEAELHLINIEDYVNDEEEDEEESLNAIQCEARVVAKRILDLIEQKDKNMVYDKNLGCYRPIEYKDIVILLRTTKNWADIFVRELHEVGISAFADINTGFFKTIEIMVVTSFLQIIDNPLQDIPLLAVLRSPIVGLNANELAQIRVVDKEVLMFDAIEKFLSMEHDDESKLIKQKLEYFMHLYNELKEQAWYMSIDELIWNLYDKTGYYVMVGAMPMGEQKQANLRMLFEKARQFEETSYKGLFNFINFIDKLRNSSSDFGSAKILGENDNVVRIMSIHKSKGLEFPIVFLSGCGKKVNLMDTTKNVIFHSKLGFGPDVVDIKRRISWASALKIAIGEKIKQETLSEEMRILYVAVTRAREKLIITGSVRDLDKKLNKWRDVANAYRDKISSYDVYRGRTFLDWMCPVVLKHKNSSDFFEDVPVGFEFPTNCVDDESCFRVFLVNKSDIKDEVKKVQQDNELFEQALYDIEVSDEITFIPPDILQSLNWEYQYKGLESIPAKVSVTQLKKNFASDDEVVVNKPKFLEQQNKLEATSIGTALHFVMQHINFCNQDINGQIESMVTRGLLTKDEASSVDTRKIKRFIESKLGQRIKASNKINREEPFFLKIPCSEVFDVSDSEDEYVVLQGVIDCYFEEEGYLVLLDYKTDFVRDKSDICRIKERYKTQIMKYKEVLEKLTGKEVRYQYIYLFSNDSVIKY
- the lepB gene encoding signal peptidase I, encoding MREKVAYWFDWIVHIVIAFVLGLFVVRYVFQITIVNGNSMERYLHNGNRLIMEKFVYKVTGIKRGNIIIINKPRDLENERSPIIKRVVGIAGDLVEIKNGGVYINGEKIDEPYINGINTYPIDLAYQNIVVPEGYVYVLGDNRLPNESLDSRTFGPINLKKVEGRAVLRFYPFSQFEVLK
- a CDS encoding Ger(x)C family spore germination protein; this encodes MNRILIIIICMLPMILTSCYDKEEIDSITYVIALGLDEGESDKLKITMQYFTMNEKSGGESANEETASITLEASSIMEGINLINNSVDKKLSFSHTKLIVMSEKLAKKGNLIGILKPLQNSKEFRPNVYVAVSKGEANKYLKAIEQLKKSNIARYYKSIFSSYEYSGYYFISPKDDFYYKMCDKFVGAVVPYVAVNESKDNDKSGKLLAGEMKEEGRESKVQIMGVVVFNKDKMVSVLTGEEAMHFLMTIGEFKRAIYTVEDPLSKDDMISVSLKLYSRPKIKVVTKEGGPYVYIDIKLNGEYLYFESDVNYNDKGKNAVLVNHIEKKIEAKTKKLLEKTAREFESDICLFAKNARKNFWTWQEWEKYDWSKKYRDAKFNIKVDMNIKMTGMIKQ
- a CDS encoding GerAB/ArcD/ProY family transporter → MKKSQMMYKHEFIVLLTSIISLNAMLTFPLRMTQLAGTASWLLAVVILLFAFIGVVILHKLYEPFVGKDILDVAMFTWGRKLQVPIALLALAQVLYGGIVVARQFGESLNIIALPNSPIGFVIFLLMLGSGIVACQGLKTVARVAFIFYKVVSGGILLILLGVIDKFKIINLFPLLGLKNGITIKNGFVGISWFSGILAYFLFIPFLDDKEKGKEVLYKTVGISGLFMFLVTLVYQGVFSYPASKKQFIPLYSLSRSIQQGGKIERIEAIFFIIWVISALTFIAVAALVSAYIFRRLFDLKYSKPIILCMIVIIFSVSLMYKNIIGEETYFVKLYRRVSYITSYIVPMLLFALANVKNRKVNAK
- a CDS encoding spore germination protein → MNKIKNLILFKEPHDNTFLLEDENYTNNTVQTKVYPDVSINIDTNLSYLKKLYNVSINEDIQIREFGVRIEKKVYRAFIFFIDGMCNSKFIDDNIITPLMILSNIDMVTQNTNIVDYVEKNLIAHNQIKKTNKISDVVSGVNIGECAIFINGAELAILADVKDWDTRSVDKPCSEMVIRGPQEGFTEKIRTNTALVRKIVDNENLIIESITIGEKSRTLCSICYIQDIVNDSIVDEVKRRLKGIKIDYLVASGELEQLIEDNPYLPFPQVLSTERPDRFSRFLTEGKVGVIVNGSPFALIMPITHDELIYSAEDNYIRFPSSNLLRVVRMLGIFAVLFLPGFYIAIINFHQEIIPTDLLIALEATRERIPFSALIELVFMEISFELIREASIRVPEPIGSTLGIVGGIILGQAAVSANIVSPILIIIVAITGIGSFAVPNFSIAFSFRILRFFYIFLGSIAGIVGVFIGIFVHIGILCNMVSFGVLYLSSSQNKTKCSLIDNFLRPPLWALGGKPKNLMTKCNDQNRDIVREWEKK